The Clostridium sp. AWRP genome has a window encoding:
- a CDS encoding ABC transporter permease — MTLFNLGINNVKHNFKNYVSYFISTVTSVFILMIFYSIYYNHEIQLFSSSKVKVGAIFKAAAFVVIIFSAIFIGYANSFFIKNKKKEVAIYSLLGMKKKEIGTLMFFENIFLGILALIVGVPLGAFTSRFFLKILNVCIKSNKSIQYTFDIRSILMTIFVFMIIFLLNSIKAYGIIYKFRLIELIHAAKEGEKKPKFSRVLALLSLIMVIGGYIGVLKMNMESGGVQMLYKGLLIMLLVVAGTYILFNNFIIYIFKLFEKNKKAYYKGENLIGVSQIIYRIKGNSNLLATIAVVSAVAITALCFTFSLSLTLDKIAPSGCPFSIMYQSGSKELNKKVEAVINNHKEIKTTYKTDIVMINGSGLTQKYKGPFGKDLKAPFDMFVMSASEYRDIVNNSGFNDGTDVVDRAKDIKINKENQCFFIEVSNSVEARGRLAGDQLNATIGGKAYKLDISDSSKKCVLGVKFQKTTIVVPDTFFNKLLNDNRNNTTVIRAYNFDNALKSGSVVTEASQMMPKDRNFSSYYDMYTEVHTLYGSYVFIGAFLGILFVVSTGSIMYYKQLTEAYEDKNRYSVLSKIGLTKKETLRIISKQLGFIFLMPLLFGILHSIFPLMAYMKYLCGFSITQLEWMGMTMGVYVVIYLCFYLLSVKSYMKIIQRKI, encoded by the coding sequence GTGACACTATTTAATCTTGGAATAAACAATGTAAAACACAATTTTAAAAATTATGTTTCCTATTTTATAAGTACGGTAACTTCAGTTTTTATCCTCATGATATTTTATTCCATATACTATAATCACGAAATACAATTATTTAGCTCAAGCAAGGTTAAGGTTGGTGCTATTTTTAAAGCTGCAGCTTTTGTAGTTATAATATTTTCAGCTATTTTCATAGGCTATGCTAACAGCTTTTTTATAAAAAATAAAAAGAAAGAAGTTGCTATATATTCATTGCTTGGTATGAAGAAGAAAGAAATAGGCACACTCATGTTCTTCGAAAATATCTTCCTAGGAATATTAGCCTTAATTGTTGGCGTACCATTAGGAGCATTTACCTCCAGATTCTTCTTAAAAATACTTAATGTATGTATAAAATCAAACAAGTCTATACAATATACTTTTGATATTAGATCTATATTAATGACGATTTTTGTTTTTATGATTATATTTTTGTTAAACTCCATAAAAGCTTATGGAATAATATATAAGTTTAGGCTTATAGAGCTTATACATGCGGCTAAGGAAGGAGAGAAGAAACCTAAATTTTCTAGAGTTTTAGCATTATTATCATTAATAATGGTTATCGGCGGATATATTGGTGTATTAAAAATGAATATGGAGTCTGGTGGAGTCCAGATGCTGTACAAAGGTCTCCTTATAATGCTGCTTGTTGTTGCAGGAACTTATATATTGTTCAACAATTTCATAATTTATATCTTTAAGCTATTTGAGAAAAATAAAAAAGCTTATTATAAAGGAGAAAATTTAATAGGAGTATCTCAAATAATCTACAGAATTAAAGGAAATTCTAATCTTCTGGCAACCATAGCTGTTGTATCTGCTGTTGCCATTACAGCATTATGTTTTACATTTAGTCTTAGCTTGACCCTTGATAAAATTGCACCAAGTGGATGTCCGTTTTCAATAATGTATCAAAGCGGCAGCAAGGAATTAAATAAAAAAGTTGAAGCTGTTATTAATAATCATAAAGAAATTAAAACAACTTATAAAACAGATATTGTAATGATAAATGGAAGTGGGCTTACACAAAAATATAAAGGTCCCTTTGGAAAAGATTTAAAAGCTCCTTTTGATATGTTTGTAATGTCTGCATCTGAGTACAGGGATATTGTAAATAATTCAGGTTTTAATGATGGTACAGATGTTGTTGATAGAGCTAAGGACATTAAAATTAATAAAGAAAATCAATGCTTTTTCATTGAAGTAAGCAATTCAGTTGAAGCAAGGGGAAGACTTGCAGGGGATCAGCTTAATGCAACTATTGGAGGAAAAGCTTATAAACTTGATATATCCGACTCAAGTAAGAAATGTGTTTTAGGAGTTAAATTTCAAAAAACAACTATAGTAGTACCAGATACATTTTTTAATAAGCTTTTAAATGATAATAGAAATAATACAACTGTTATAAGGGCATATAATTTTGACAATGCATTAAAAAGTGGAAGTGTTGTTACAGAGGCTTCTCAAATGATGCCAAAGGACAGAAATTTTTCTTCTTACTATGATATGTATACTGAGGTTCATACTTTGTATGGAAGCTATGTGTTTATAGGTGCATTCCTAGGTATACTCTTTGTTGTTTCCACTGGAAGTATAATGTATTATAAACAGTTAACAGAAGCTTATGAAGATAAGAATAGATACTCGGTACTTTCCAAAATAGGTTTAACTAAGAAAGAAACTTTAAGAATTATATCAAAACAACTGGGATTTATTTTTTTAATGCCGCTTTTATTTGGTATTCTTCATAGTATATTTCCACTTATGGCCTATATGAAATATCTCTGCGGCTTTTCAATAACACAGCTGGAATGGATGGGTATGACAATGGGAGTGTATGTAGTAATTTATTTATGTTTTTATCTTCTTTCTGTTAAATCTTATATGAAAATCATACAAAGAAAAATATAG